In a genomic window of Occallatibacter riparius:
- a CDS encoding CoA-binding protein, whose amino-acid sequence MNEPAMIEEMLRESKTIAVVGMSDKDSRASFHIGKYLAANGYRVVPVNPALKAVLGMACYPDLEAAQNAVRAEGGEIDLVDVFRAPEFVPPIIDDVMRLGIKYVWLQDGVTAHEAVRKAEAAGVKCVQNDCIYRRHAQMF is encoded by the coding sequence ATGAATGAGCCGGCGATGATTGAGGAGATGCTGCGGGAGTCGAAGACGATTGCCGTGGTGGGGATGAGCGACAAGGATTCGCGCGCAAGCTTTCATATTGGCAAGTATCTGGCAGCGAACGGCTATCGCGTGGTGCCGGTGAATCCGGCGCTGAAAGCGGTGCTGGGAATGGCGTGCTATCCCGATCTGGAGGCGGCGCAGAACGCTGTGCGTGCCGAGGGCGGAGAGATCGACTTGGTAGATGTGTTTCGCGCGCCGGAGTTTGTGCCGCCGATTATCGACGACGTGATGCGGCTGGGGATCAAGTACGTGTGGCTGCAGGATGGCGTGACGGCGCACGAGGCGGTGCGCAAGGCTGAGGCTGCAGGCGTGAAGTGCGTGCAGAATGACTGTATTTATCGCCGGCACGCGCAGATGTTTTAG
- the prfB gene encoding peptide chain release factor 2 (programmed frameshift), translating into MASLQDLEFAYAPVRDQVRDLREYLDPARIRRELGEIETKLADPALWSDPAASQPLMRDRKRLEGLVANDEELVRRSSDVEAYFELAREGEDVLADLNRDVESLRTFAEDLEAKTMLSGEADPLNAIVTVHPGAGGTESQDWAEMLVRMYLRWAEQQGFKTVMNDEQPGDGAGIKSATFTITGEYAFGQLAGESGVHRLVRISPFDAAKRRHTSFASVFVSPEIDETIHVDLKLEDLRIDTYRSGGKGGQHVNTTDSAVRMTHLPTGIVVQCQNERSQIQNREKAMKMLRSRLYEYELEKKRAETKKLEDSKLDINFGSQIRSYVLQPYRMAKDHRTKVEVGDVDKVLDGYLEPFLRGYLLAKRRGTANGGGEDDLDV; encoded by the exons ATGGCATCCTTGCAGGATCTCGAATTCGCTTATGCTCCCGTGCGCGACCAGGTGCGCGACCTGCGGGAGTATCTT GACCCTGCCCGCATCCGCAGGGAACTCGGAGAAATTGAAACGAAACTAGCCGATCCGGCGTTGTGGAGCGATCCCGCAGCCTCGCAGCCGCTGATGCGCGACCGCAAGCGGCTGGAAGGGCTTGTGGCGAACGACGAGGAACTCGTCCGCCGCAGCAGCGACGTCGAAGCTTATTTCGAACTGGCGCGTGAGGGCGAAGACGTGCTCGCGGATTTGAACCGGGACGTTGAGTCGCTGCGCACGTTTGCCGAGGACCTGGAAGCCAAGACGATGCTTTCGGGCGAGGCCGATCCGCTGAATGCGATCGTCACGGTGCATCCGGGAGCGGGCGGCACGGAGAGCCAGGACTGGGCCGAGATGCTGGTGCGCATGTACCTGCGATGGGCCGAACAGCAGGGCTTCAAGACGGTTATGAATGACGAACAGCCGGGCGACGGCGCGGGCATCAAGTCAGCCACATTCACCATCACCGGCGAGTATGCCTTTGGGCAGCTTGCGGGCGAAAGCGGCGTGCACCGGCTGGTGCGCATCTCGCCGTTTGACGCGGCGAAGCGGAGGCACACGTCGTTTGCGTCGGTGTTTGTGTCGCCGGAAATCGATGAGACCATCCACGTCGATTTGAAGCTGGAAGACCTGCGCATCGATACGTATCGTTCGGGCGGCAAGGGTGGCCAGCATGTGAATACGACCGACTCGGCCGTGCGCATGACGCACCTGCCCACCGGGATTGTGGTGCAGTGCCAGAATGAGCGTTCGCAGATCCAGAACCGCGAGAAGGCGATGAAGATGCTGCGCTCGCGGCTCTACGAGTATGAGCTGGAAAAGAAGCGCGCGGAGACGAAGAAACTCGAAGACTCGAAGCTCGATATCAACTTCGGGTCGCAGATTCGCTCGTATGTGCTGCAGCCGTATCGCATGGCCAAGGATCATCGCACCAAGGTGGAAGTGGGCGACGTGGACAAGGTGCTCGATGGGTATCTAGAGCCGTTTCTGCGTGGGTATCTGCTGGCCAAGCGGCGCGGCACGGCAAACGGCGGCGGCGAGGATGATCTGGACGTGTAG
- a CDS encoding protein-disulfide reductase DsbD family protein: MLIVVLLLAGAPGFAASSSADAAHVHVQLVAPSQSIAANGRPAKAGLYFKLEPGWHVYWKNAGDAGEPPRIKWTLPQGISASALLFPVPKRLPVGPLMDFGYENEVLFSFSLTAGSDAKPGPVTLQAHVNWLVCREVCIPGKADLAITRAVGDAAGAPIEPDAGLYARLADKLPAALPAKSKLGFVSTPAGFKLTVETGRRETEASFFPADQDVIQNAAPQKVTPTAKGLTLEIAKDANLAKAPDALRGVIELSGGRAYEIAAPQGAVKAGQAQASGAEAPSPAAADAGAKAPAYPKADAAAPAATGTNAPAAGAPSAPAWQGAGPRAATQPGFAKVIALAFLGGIILNLMPCVFPVLFLKGLALVNSGAEERHRLRAHGLVYTAGIVVSFWALVGLLLGLRAAGARLGWGFQFQSPVFLFLMAGLLFFLGLSLAGQFEIGLSLTSTGGSLAQKQGYTGSFFTGVLAVIVATPCTAPFMGAAIGYALAAPAIATFAVFTMLALGLAAPYLVLTLQPAWTHILPRPGAWMEVLRQAVSVPIFGTVIWLAWVVANAYGATMLAALLASFLLLAIAGWFLGRWPAKAWSAVLAGVIILCVIGLGMYSSLELAPDNTIKNLAREDGPYAQSLILPAGTVWEQWSSSSVSEHVAAGTPVFVDFTAKWCLSCQVNERVALTRPEVMKAFADAHVALLKADWTQHDDAISQELERLGRSGVPVYALYVPGEATPRLLPEALTPGIVLEALNSLPRNSTQTAAAPSK, translated from the coding sequence TTGCTGATTGTCGTCCTGCTGCTGGCGGGGGCGCCGGGGTTTGCGGCGTCGAGTTCGGCGGATGCCGCTCATGTGCACGTGCAGTTGGTGGCGCCCAGTCAATCGATTGCGGCCAACGGGCGGCCAGCGAAGGCTGGGCTCTACTTCAAGCTGGAACCAGGATGGCACGTCTATTGGAAGAACGCGGGCGATGCGGGGGAACCGCCGCGCATTAAGTGGACGCTTCCGCAGGGGATCAGCGCGAGCGCGCTGCTGTTCCCGGTCCCGAAGCGGCTGCCAGTCGGTCCGCTGATGGATTTCGGGTATGAGAATGAGGTCCTGTTCTCGTTCAGCCTGACCGCGGGGAGCGATGCGAAGCCGGGACCGGTGACGCTGCAGGCGCATGTGAACTGGCTGGTGTGCCGCGAAGTCTGCATTCCGGGCAAGGCGGATTTGGCGATCACGCGCGCGGTGGGAGATGCGGCCGGTGCGCCGATTGAGCCGGATGCGGGTCTTTATGCGCGGCTCGCCGACAAGCTGCCCGCGGCGCTGCCCGCGAAGTCGAAGCTCGGGTTTGTATCCACACCAGCGGGATTCAAGTTGACGGTGGAGACCGGGCGGCGCGAGACCGAGGCGTCGTTCTTTCCTGCGGATCAGGATGTGATTCAGAATGCGGCGCCGCAGAAAGTGACTCCGACTGCGAAGGGGCTCACGCTCGAGATTGCGAAGGATGCGAATCTGGCGAAGGCTCCGGATGCGTTGCGGGGCGTGATCGAGCTGAGTGGCGGAAGGGCGTATGAGATTGCTGCGCCGCAGGGTGCGGTGAAGGCTGGGCAAGCTCAAGCCTCAGGGGCTGAAGCCCCATCTCCTGCTGCCGCGGATGCCGGGGCTAAAGCCCCGGCCTACCCAAAAGCGGATGCTGCGGCCCCAGCGGCGACAGGCACCAATGCACCGGCAGCAGGCGCTCCAAGCGCTCCGGCATGGCAGGGTGCGGGTCCGAGGGCGGCGACTCAGCCGGGGTTTGCGAAGGTAATTGCGCTGGCGTTTTTGGGCGGGATCATTCTGAACCTGATGCCGTGCGTGTTTCCGGTGCTGTTTTTGAAGGGGCTGGCGCTGGTGAACTCGGGCGCCGAGGAGCGGCACAGGCTGCGGGCGCATGGGCTGGTTTATACGGCCGGCATCGTGGTGTCGTTCTGGGCGCTGGTGGGCTTGCTGCTGGGGTTGCGCGCGGCCGGCGCTCGGCTGGGATGGGGATTCCAGTTCCAGTCGCCGGTGTTTCTGTTCCTGATGGCGGGGTTGCTGTTCTTCCTGGGGTTGTCTCTGGCGGGGCAGTTTGAGATTGGCCTGTCGCTGACCAGCACGGGCGGGAGCCTGGCGCAGAAGCAGGGCTACACGGGCAGCTTCTTTACGGGCGTGCTGGCGGTGATTGTGGCTACGCCGTGTACTGCGCCGTTTATGGGGGCGGCGATCGGGTATGCGCTGGCGGCCCCGGCTATCGCGACGTTTGCGGTGTTCACGATGCTGGCGCTGGGATTGGCTGCGCCATACCTGGTGTTGACGCTGCAGCCTGCGTGGACGCACATTTTGCCGCGGCCGGGCGCGTGGATGGAAGTGCTGCGGCAGGCGGTGTCGGTGCCGATCTTCGGAACGGTGATCTGGCTGGCGTGGGTTGTAGCCAATGCGTATGGCGCGACGATGCTGGCGGCGCTGTTGGCGAGCTTTCTGCTGCTGGCGATCGCGGGTTGGTTTTTGGGAAGGTGGCCGGCTAAGGCGTGGTCGGCGGTGCTGGCGGGAGTCATCATACTGTGCGTCATTGGGCTCGGCATGTACTCCTCGCTGGAGCTTGCCCCGGATAACACAATCAAAAACTTGGCCCGGGAAGATGGACCTTATGCGCAGAGCCTCATCCTCCCAGCGGGAACGGTTTGGGAGCAGTGGTCTTCAAGTTCGGTTAGCGAACACGTCGCGGCTGGCACACCCGTCTTCGTCGACTTCACCGCCAAGTGGTGTCTGAGCTGCCAGGTGAATGAGCGCGTGGCGCTTACGCGGCCGGAAGTGATGAAGGCCTTTGCCGACGCGCATGTGGCGCTGCTGAAGGCCGATTGGACGCAGCACGACGATGCGATCTCGCAGGAGCTTGAGCGGCTGGGCCGGAGCGGCGTTCCGGTGTATGCGCTGTATGTCCCTGGCGAGGCGACGCCGCGGCTCCTGCCGGAAGCGCTGACGCCGGGAATCGTGCTGGAGGCGCTCAATTCTCTGCCGCGCAATTCGACGCAAACGGCCGCGGCGCCGTCGAAATAG
- a CDS encoding tetratricopeptide repeat protein yields MNASQKERLLTLTERLLAKKRDDWCAIRRVWRPLIDQGDLESRVCFAVLILWYINAPEPVNDRAREYLQEAAKAGHADAMYWIAKRGHAIGQEADELLIRAAELGSRGAQRDLGALYSTGDWTGPKDPARGFYWYRLAAERGHSDAQYNLGFMYILGEGTEADVDEGLQWIHRAAMQGDWSARRLLADLYRNGYYGVPRRIGEAERWEHLQSVVELKQRGKSRRIQLDELRESD; encoded by the coding sequence ATGAACGCATCGCAGAAAGAACGCCTCCTGACTTTGACCGAGCGTTTGCTCGCGAAGAAACGAGACGACTGGTGCGCGATTCGTCGGGTGTGGAGGCCCTTGATCGATCAGGGGGATTTGGAATCCAGGGTGTGCTTCGCCGTCTTGATCTTGTGGTACATCAACGCGCCGGAGCCAGTGAACGATCGTGCCCGCGAATACCTTCAGGAAGCGGCCAAAGCGGGTCACGCCGATGCCATGTATTGGATAGCCAAAAGAGGCCACGCGATAGGCCAAGAAGCAGACGAACTTCTGATCAGAGCGGCCGAGTTGGGAAGCCGCGGCGCGCAGCGCGATCTAGGCGCTCTTTATTCGACCGGAGACTGGACCGGGCCGAAGGACCCGGCTCGCGGTTTCTATTGGTACCGTTTGGCCGCTGAGCGCGGTCATTCCGATGCCCAATACAACTTGGGATTCATGTACATCCTGGGTGAAGGAACAGAAGCCGACGTTGACGAGGGGCTTCAGTGGATTCATCGCGCAGCTATGCAAGGCGATTGGAGTGCGAGGCGCCTGTTGGCCGATCTGTATCGAAATGGCTATTACGGGGTTCCAAGACGCATCGGAGAAGCCGAGCGCTGGGAGCACCTGCAATCTGTAGTCGAGCTAAAACAGCGAGGAAAAAGCAGGAGGATCCAATTGGATGAGCTACGCGAGTCGGACTGA